Within the Gordonia westfalica genome, the region CGACGTAGACGACGAGGACGATGGTGCTGCGGTCGGCGAGCTTGGTGATCTTGGCGTGCCGGGCAAAGAACGGCCCGACCCACGGCCGAGCCAGTTGACCGATGACGAATGGCACGAGGATCTGCGCCACGATCTTCAGGATCGACGACGCGTCGATGCTCGCGCCGCCGGTGTTGTGCATCAGCGCGACCACGAGCAGCGGGGTGAGGAACACGCCCAGGATGTTCGACGCCGAGGCGCTGACGATCGCACCGGCGATGTTGCCCCTGGCGATGGACGTGAACGCGATCGACGACTGAACCGTCGAGGGCACCAGGCACAGGAACAACAGCCCGGCGTAGAGATCGGCACCGATCAGCGGCTCGACGACCGGTTTGAGGGCGAGGCCGACAATCGGGAACGCCACGAAGGTGAACGTCAGGATCGTCAGGTGCAGGCGCCAGTGCTTGAGGCCCTCGAGTGCCTCACGCGGATGCAGCCGCGTGCCGTAGAGGAAGAACAGGGCGCCGATCGCGACGATGACGACCCACTCGAACACATCCCCGGCCGCCCCGCGGACGGGCAGGAAAGCGGCGACGACCACCGCGGCCACGATCGCGAGGATGAATCCGTCGATCGGTGAGCGGTCGAGGAGGTTCTTGAGCGCGCGCATACGTCAGAGCTGCCGGAGCAGACCCGGTCAGGCCTGGGCGGAGTCGCTTGCGCAGACGCCGCGCAGCGAGCACGCACCGCAGCTGCTGGTGCCGCAGTCGGCGGCGGGATCGGATGATCCGCTGTTCTCCCCCGCCGGCGCGGTGTGGCCGTGGCCTTCGTCGCGACCCGAGCAGCAGGAGCAACCCGCGTCCTCGGCCTCGGCCGGCACGGTGGCGGCGGCGCGGACGCCGATGGCGCTGACCAGCCCGATGATGACCAGGGCGGCGACCAGGGCGACGACGCCGAACAGGATGGACCAGTCGCCGTCGACGGCGAGGGTGGCCACAGCGCCGAGGACGAGGATCAGGCTTGCGCCGAGAGTTCCGGGTCCGGCGACGCGGTTGGCGACGCGGAAGGCCTCGTCGGAGCGCATGGTCTCGTCGGTACGGACACCGAGACGTCGATTGCGCGGGAGTGAGCCGCGGAGCCCGCGGACCCCGACCGTGGCCCAGAGCCCGGCCAGCGCGAAGAGCAGCACGGCAACGGCGACGGACAGGGCATTCACGACCCACAGCATACGACCGCTCCCCGGTGCGACCGAATCGAGCATCGTCGGTGAGCGGTACGTCATAGCCGGACGTCGCCGAGCTGACCGGATTTCAGGCCGCTCGGGGACAGGATTTACCCTGGTCGGGTGACTTCAGTCGACACCACCAGCACCAACGGCGCCTCCGGGGCCACCGCTCATCGGTACACCGCCGAGGTTGCGGGTGAGCTCGAGCAGCGCTGGCAGCAGACCTGGTCCGACGAGCATGCCTACGAGGCACCCAACCCCGTCGGTCCGCTGGCCGGTGACCTGAGCCCCTTCGGTGGCGGCTCCGCCGATGCCCCCGACAAGCTCTTCGTCCAGGACATGTTCCCCTACCCCTCGGGCGCGGGTCTGCACGTCGGCCACCCGCTGGGCTTCATCGCCAGCGACGTCTTCGCGCGCTATCAGCGGATGACGGGCAAGAACGTCCTGCACACGATGGGCTTCGACTCCTTCGGTCTGCCGGCCGAGCAGTACGCGGTCCAGACCGGCACCCACCCGCGGACGACGACCGAGCAGAACATCGAGCGCTACCTCGGCCAGATCCGGCGCCTCGGCCTCGGCCACGACGAGCGTCGACGCGTCGCCACCACCGACGTCGACTTCTACCGCTGGACGCAGTGGATCTTCCTGCAGATCTACAACGCCTGGTTCGACGCCGATCAGGGCAAGGCCCGACGCATCTCCGAGCTGGTCGACGAGTTCGTCTCGGGCGCACGCGAACTCACCGGCGAGCACGCCGGTAAGTCCTGGGCCGACCTCTCCCCCGCGGAGCGCACCGCGGTGATCGACGACCACCGCCTCGTATACCTCTCTGACTCGCTGGTCAACTGGTGTCCCGGTCTCGGCACGGTGCTGGCCAACGAGGAGGTCACCGCCGACGGCCGCAGCGATCGCGGGAACTTCCCGGTCTTCCGGAAGCACCTACGCCAGTGGATGATGCGGATCACCGCCTACTCCGACCGCCTGCTCGACGACCTTGACCTGCTGGACTGGCCGGAGAAGGTCAAGACCATGCAGCGCAACTGGATCGGCCGTTCGCGCGGTGCCCAGGTCGAGTTCAGCGCACCCGGCGTCGGAGACATCGAGGTCTTCACCACCCGTCCCGACACCCTCTTCGGCGCCACCTACATGGTGCTGTCACCCGAGCACCCGCTGGTCGATGCGCTGACCGCCGACGCCTGGCCGGAGGGCACCGATGAGCGGTGGACCGGCGGCGCGGGCGATCCCGCGTCGGCGATCGCCGCTTATCGTGCGTCGATCGCGGCGAAGTCGGATCTCGAGCGCCAGGAGAACAAGGAGAAGACCGGCGTCTTCACCGGCTCCTTCGCGATCAATCCCGTGAACG harbors:
- a CDS encoding bile acid:sodium symporter family protein — protein: MRALKNLLDRSPIDGFILAIVAAVVVAAFLPVRGAAGDVFEWVVIVAIGALFFLYGTRLHPREALEGLKHWRLHLTILTFTFVAFPIVGLALKPVVEPLIGADLYAGLLFLCLVPSTVQSSIAFTSIARGNIAGAIVSASASNILGVFLTPLLVVALMHNTGGASIDASSILKIVAQILVPFVIGQLARPWVGPFFARHAKITKLADRSTIVLVVYVAFSEGVVDGIWSSVDAAQVIAVSVISLLLVLIMLVVTGWVPKKLGFDRADTIAIQFCGTKKSLATGLPMATVLFAGSTVGLIVLPLMIFHQIQLIICSWLATRYGREAEAVEAEA
- a CDS encoding SdpI family protein, which codes for MLWVVNALSVAVAVLLFALAGLWATVGVRGLRGSLPRNRRLGVRTDETMRSDEAFRVANRVAGPGTLGASLILVLGAVATLAVDGDWSILFGVVALVAALVIIGLVSAIGVRAAATVPAEAEDAGCSCCSGRDEGHGHTAPAGENSGSSDPAADCGTSSCGACSLRGVCASDSAQA